Proteins encoded in a region of the Rhodospirillaceae bacterium genome:
- a CDS encoding amidase: MTLSDTARPIWQWSAPATAAAIRDGDISAAEAVEAHSARMDAANPALNAVVIDLREEARAAAAQADADLDAHRAAGKPLGALHGVPVTVKINVDFKGQANTNGIAAFQDVIAPDDSPVVANLRKAGAIILGLTNTPEFSFRAFTDNPLHGPTKNPWSPLHNPGGSSGGGGAAVAAGIGAIAHGNDIGGSLRFPAWSNGLATIKPTLGRVPAYNPSAPAERPLMAQLMSVQGPMAREVASVRLGLEAMAARDWRDPFWCPVPLEGVPLEGPAPERPIRVLYAQPDDDMDCDPAVMAQVDAAAAMLADAGYAVEKGPAPRLKETWQMWTDILMAEVQTMQREIIDRVATPALTDTLDAYLAFSNRLDLKGYMTAIAQRSRHVREWMAQLEETPLILTPASVQPVNLLNEDLQGPQRVYEIFTAARFISALNLLGLPCAIAPVGTLNGLPNACQIVASRFREDLALDAAQAIEDQVGVLCRELWAREG, from the coding sequence ATGACGCTATCCGATACTGCCCGCCCGATCTGGCAATGGTCCGCCCCGGCGACCGCAGCCGCCATCCGCGACGGCGACATTTCCGCAGCCGAGGCGGTCGAGGCGCACAGCGCGCGGATGGACGCCGCGAACCCCGCGCTCAACGCCGTCGTGATCGACCTGCGCGAGGAGGCCCGGGCGGCCGCAGCGCAGGCAGACGCGGACCTTGACGCTCACCGGGCGGCCGGCAAGCCGCTCGGCGCGCTGCACGGCGTCCCGGTCACGGTCAAGATCAACGTCGACTTCAAGGGGCAGGCCAACACCAACGGCATTGCCGCCTTCCAGGACGTCATCGCGCCGGACGATTCGCCGGTCGTCGCCAACCTGCGCAAGGCGGGCGCCATAATCCTCGGCCTCACCAACACGCCGGAATTCTCGTTTCGCGCCTTCACCGACAATCCCCTGCACGGGCCGACCAAGAACCCGTGGAGCCCGCTGCACAATCCGGGCGGCTCGTCGGGCGGCGGCGGGGCGGCGGTGGCGGCGGGCATCGGCGCCATCGCCCACGGCAACGATATCGGCGGGTCGCTGCGCTTCCCGGCCTGGTCGAACGGCCTGGCGACGATCAAGCCGACCCTCGGCCGGGTGCCGGCCTACAATCCGAGCGCGCCGGCCGAGCGGCCCCTGATGGCGCAGCTCATGTCGGTGCAGGGCCCGATGGCGCGCGAGGTCGCGAGCGTTCGGCTCGGCCTCGAAGCCATGGCGGCGCGCGACTGGCGCGACCCGTTCTGGTGCCCCGTACCGCTTGAAGGGGTGCCGCTCGAAGGGCCGGCGCCGGAGCGCCCGATCCGCGTACTCTACGCCCAGCCGGACGACGACATGGACTGCGACCCGGCGGTCATGGCCCAGGTCGACGCCGCGGCGGCGATGCTGGCCGACGCGGGCTATGCGGTCGAGAAAGGCCCGGCGCCGCGGCTGAAAGAAACCTGGCAGATGTGGACCGACATCCTGATGGCGGAGGTCCAGACCATGCAGCGCGAGATCATCGACCGGGTCGCCACGCCCGCCCTCACCGACACGCTGGACGCCTATCTCGCCTTCTCCAACCGGCTCGACCTCAAGGGCTACATGACGGCGATCGCGCAGCGCTCCCGCCATGTCCGGGAATGGATGGCGCAGCTCGAGGAGACGCCGCTCATCCTCACTCCGGCCTCGGTCCAGCCGGTCAACCTGCTAAACGAGGACCTGCAGGGGCCGCAGCGGGTCTACGAGATCTTCACCGCCGCCCGCTTCATCTCGGCGCTGAACCTGCTCGGCCTGCCCTGCGCAATCGCGCCGGTCGGCACGCTGAACGGCCTGCCCAACGCCTGCCAGATCGTCGCCAGCCGCTTCCGCGAAGACCTGGCGCTGGACGCCGCCCAGGCCATCGAGGACCAGGTCGGCGTGCTGTGCCGGGAGCTGTGGGCGCGGGAGGGGTAG
- a CDS encoding pyridoxamine 5'-phosphate oxidase family protein, whose translation MAVVDSLEALRAHYRAPGERSRRKVVDRLDDHCRTYIAHAPFLVIGTSAADGGPGDVSPRGDRPGFVHVVDDRTILIPDRPGNNRLDTLTNILENPEVAVIFMIPGFDETLRLNGRAGLTDDPELLERLAMGGKPALMAIRVRVREAYIHCNRALRRAGLWDEESKPDRGILPGGGRMVHEMAGLDGDPEEADRSYREGTRTLY comes from the coding sequence GTGGCCGTCGTGGACAGCCTCGAAGCGCTGCGTGCGCACTATCGCGCGCCGGGCGAACGGTCCCGCCGGAAGGTCGTCGACCGGCTCGACGACCATTGCCGGACCTACATCGCCCATGCGCCGTTCCTCGTGATCGGCACCAGCGCAGCGGACGGCGGCCCCGGCGACGTCTCGCCTCGCGGCGACCGGCCGGGCTTCGTTCACGTCGTCGACGACCGGACGATCCTGATCCCCGACCGGCCCGGCAACAACCGGCTCGATACGCTCACCAATATCCTGGAAAACCCGGAAGTCGCGGTGATCTTCATGATCCCGGGCTTCGACGAAACCCTGCGCCTCAACGGCCGCGCCGGCCTGACCGACGATCCCGAACTGCTGGAACGGCTGGCGATGGGCGGCAAGCCGGCCCTGATGGCGATCCGCGTGCGCGTGCGTGAAGCCTATATCCACTGCAACCGCGCCCTGCGCCGGGCGGGCCTGTGGGACGAAGAGAGCAAGCCGGACCGTGGAATCCTGCCCGGAGGTGGCCGCATGGTCCATGAAATGGCCGGGCTGGACGGCGATCCCGAAGAAGCCGACCGCAGCTATCGGGAGGGGACGCGGACGCTGTATTGA
- a CDS encoding cytochrome c → MRLIRLLLFLAVVAAFAASIPAFFPSLIWQTPKAGADSATADAARGAYLFAMAGCAGCHTRKGGTPLAGGREIASPFGVFVSPNITPDAATGIGGWTEADFIRAMTLGLSPDERHYYPAFPYVSYTRMTPDDLRDLWAYLKTIPPVTGRTGGHRLAFPYSFRPGLGLWKLLFLEPGRYRPDPGKSRSWNRGAYIVTGPAHCGECHTRRNILGGLRNSVRLAGAPDYGDGKTKIGGAPNITPHMAKGIGGWSLEEIVFALQTGVTPAGDVLGGEMEEVVTNVTSKLTDADRRAIAEYLRSVPPKSLE, encoded by the coding sequence ATGCGCCTGATCAGGCTTTTGCTGTTCCTCGCGGTCGTAGCGGCTTTTGCCGCCAGCATTCCCGCTTTCTTCCCGTCGCTGATCTGGCAGACGCCGAAGGCCGGCGCGGATTCGGCGACGGCCGACGCCGCGCGCGGCGCCTATCTGTTCGCCATGGCCGGCTGCGCGGGCTGTCACACCCGCAAGGGCGGCACGCCGCTCGCCGGCGGGCGCGAGATCGCCTCGCCGTTCGGGGTTTTCGTTTCGCCGAACATCACGCCGGACGCCGCCACCGGGATCGGCGGCTGGACCGAGGCGGATTTCATCCGGGCCATGACGCTGGGCCTGTCGCCCGACGAGCGGCACTACTATCCGGCCTTTCCCTATGTCTCCTACACAAGGATGACGCCTGACGACCTGCGCGACCTGTGGGCTTACCTGAAGACCATCCCGCCGGTCACCGGCCGGACCGGGGGGCACCGGCTGGCCTTTCCCTATTCGTTCCGGCCCGGCCTCGGCCTGTGGAAGCTGCTGTTTCTGGAACCGGGCCGCTACCGGCCGGACCCCGGGAAATCGCGCAGCTGGAACCGCGGCGCCTATATCGTGACCGGGCCTGCCCATTGCGGCGAGTGCCATACCCGGCGCAACATTCTGGGTGGATTGCGCAACAGCGTCCGGCTGGCGGGCGCGCCGGACTATGGCGACGGCAAGACCAAGATCGGCGGCGCGCCCAACATCACGCCGCACATGGCAAAGGGCATCGGCGGCTGGAGCCTCGAGGAGATCGTGTTCGCGCTGCAGACCGGCGTCACGCCGGCGGGCGACGTGCTGGGCGGAGAAATGGAAGAAGTCGTCACCAACGTCACGTCGAAGCTGACCGATGCCGACCGCCGGGCGATCGCCGAATATCTCAGAAGCGTGCCGCCCAAGTCGCTGGAATAG
- a CDS encoding SRPBCC family protein yields MPTVTKEAVFAAAADDVWAIVREFGRLDDWLPPVVVCRTDRDGIGALRTLTLGDGAVVVERLEALDDAARTLTYSMADAGPMPLVDYVSTIAVRANMDGTATMKWSGSFGVSGADEGEVVASIEELYQTGLDSVGEKLAG; encoded by the coding sequence ATGCCGACGGTGACGAAAGAGGCGGTATTTGCTGCCGCGGCGGACGATGTCTGGGCGATCGTGCGCGAATTCGGCCGGCTCGACGATTGGCTGCCGCCGGTCGTCGTCTGCCGAACCGACCGCGACGGGATCGGGGCGCTGCGGACGCTCACGCTCGGCGACGGCGCGGTGGTCGTGGAACGGCTCGAAGCCCTTGACGACGCAGCGCGGACGCTCACCTACTCGATGGCCGACGCCGGCCCGATGCCGCTGGTCGATTACGTCTCGACGATCGCGGTGCGCGCGAACATGGACGGCACCGCGACCATGAAATGGTCCGGCAGCTTCGGCGTTTCCGGCGCGGATGAGGGCGAGGTCGTCGCCTCGATCGAAGAGCTGTACCAGACCGGGCTGGATTCGGTAGGCGAGAAGCTGGCCGGGTAG